The Cottoperca gobio chromosome 8, fCotGob3.1, whole genome shotgun sequence genome contains the following window.
GGGACGCATAGCAACGCAAATGCTGCCTATAAATATACTTCCACGTCCAGGCTATTTTAAAGCTGACAGGGTCAAACAGGAGAGGTGGACTTCCTTTAACCACAGAGAATGTATATGTTTAATTATCTgcagggcagagagaggagcaTTATGATTGTAGAAAGTATGCAAAGAGCAGCTTTGAAATACCTGGAAATAGATggttaaagggttagttcaccTAAACTCTAAGAAAACCAGCATACTTTATAACGTATGTCTAGTGGTGTCGAGTATGTAGCTTTgtaacaaatgtacaaatgtaacaACATTTGACAAATAAATCGCAACATCTCGCCTTcatcagtgtttgttgttgttgggagacactacaggtgaatagggttaaaaaataaaataatacataccACAATGAAACTTCCTCAGTTggttacttacattaagacacttgttttatgtattacaagttttctgaaattgtatgtttaaatatggtAATTAGGCATTATCTTTTtaatatgtgctaatttgctacattttcaaaacagaaatccaaacattaaataaaacaggttctaaattcttgtttcatgttgttcacatattagagtcaaagggtTTTACAGaagatatctctttgtatcactccataaatcagaaaatgcaATCAATTTTCGCCATGTTTTTAGTAATATAAAgctgtataacatgagctgtgagtgacatgtgatcaaagccctctgcacaaagcttcagaatatagagaggaatgaaagtggaaagtttggtgtatgtaagtgctactgaagtggagacttctgctgaagagtgtgagaaaaagctcctttaaagatatgtattgtaacattcatacatgttgtacacactacaggtgaacagggtcatacatgttgtacacactacaggtgaacagagtcatacatgttgtacacactacaggtgaacagagtcatacatgttgtacacactacaggtgaacagagtcatacatgttgtacacactacaggtgaacagagtcatacatgttgtacacactacaggtgaacagggtcatacatgttgtacacactacaggtgaacagggtcatacatgttgtacacactacaggtgaacagagtcatacatgttgtacacactacaggtgaacagagtcatacatgttgtacacactacaggtgaacagagtcatacatgttgtacacactacaggtgaacagggtcatacatgttgtacacactacaggtgaacagagtcatacatgttgtacacactacaggtgaacagggtcatacatgttgtacacactacaggtgaacagagtcatacatgttgtacacactacaggtgaacagagtcatacatgttgtacacactacaggtgaacagagtcatacatgttgtacacactacaggtgaacagagtcatacatgttgtacacactacaggtgaacagagtcatacatattatacacactacaggtgaacagggtcatacatgttgtacacactacaggtgaacagagtcatacatgttgtacacactacaggtgaacagggtcaaacatgtaactaacagatatcagcatgaagcttccccacttcatgactcacatcaacacaactttatattacaagtgttctgacatgtgatgtttaagTATTTTAGTTTCAACTACTCATGCTGTGATGATATTCATGAACCTACCATAACTGATTTAACTGGAATGAAATAACATgtcaaataatttattttaaagctacattcaatttgattattttaagtAATCAACTGTATATTTGAAGACTCAGCCGTGTACGTCATGAGAGAAAGAATCATTTCCTTCGAGTCACTGATTGACAGATTATCTATAAACATTAAACGTTTTACAGATTCagccaacaataataataatacgtttcAGTGCGGAAAAGCTGAAGATGTGCTCGTGTTGATTTAAGAAAACATCGTCATTACATCCTTCATCGACCTGAGGACACtaacaagtttatttttcatatcttaGTCCCAATTctttaaaaaactaattcaaGGAATCCTTAAAGGAAGATTTCACCCCAAAAATGTCCCTTTGTATATCGGGTCCTCGCCCCGACGTGCAACTCGTCCTTGCAAGTACCGTTTATGTGGAAACTCTTTAAATAGTAATGTTTTAGTGAAATgtatgtgtttgggaagtagtgaagCATACGATAAGTTTTGCGGTTGTTAAacgtgcccccccccctctcatttACAATTCAACAggacttttctcagtttttggattctttgctCGCCGTAGAGGCATGAAAACCAAAGTTTCATGAAGTCAACACAGGGTGAGcatttgatatacaaatgatcattttatgggtgaattattcctttaaaaatcctaaaataatatttatgctGTAAAAAAAGATGGATGCATCGGCCAGATTTTCGCtcattctaaaaatatatatttttaaaaaggaacagttcaacatATTGGGAAATAATGTTATACGCTTTCTTTCCCAGAGTAAAATAATCATCTATAAACAACATCGATATTAATCTGTGTGTTATGCATGtacagagctggagtcaggTTAGcttggttagcttagcttagcataaaaactaGCGTAGCTAACCTCGTCGTGACTCCAGCCCAACACGCACGTGAGTCGTATCGATCTTCTCGGCTCACTCTTGCGAAGAAACGTAATACGTGTATTTCTCACAACGCTGAACTGTTCCTCCATTATCTGTTCCGATAACCCCGTATCCATTCTGTTCTAATAACCAGTGAAAATCGTTCTCTCGCAACCGTGAAACTGACATGTTTGAGTATCAATGAGTTTATTAAACCTCATCACGTCCCGGTAATACATGCAAATGAttacatcaaaacaaaacatatgctACATTTAATACTTTCTTTACAGTATGGAAGTACACGGGACAATAATTAATCATCGCCCAACTCAATATTCATTTCGATGTCTCAACTTTGCCAAAATAGGCAAAACTACTCAATTGGTAAATAGATATTGTTTAATACTGAATATAATGATTATGATAATCAAAGTACAGCTGCAATGATCTTTAGTCGATATAAAtcaacaactattttgataaatcgattaatcgttaaagtaaaaatggcagaaaatctctcaaatatggagcttttctttgttttgtatcatataaaagtgaatatcttttgggttttgCACAGATAAGAGCAGACTTTTCACTGGGAcggacatttgttttgtattttctgacattttatagaccaaacgattaatcgagaaaataatcgtcaGATTCATCGATAGTGAAATCGTTGGTTGCAGCCAGAAATCAAAGTGTATTTAAGGTTAAATATTCTCTCTTGGTATAATGTCATGTGCCATCTCGCAGAATATATTGGCGGATTTGAAAGAAAATCCTCACATCGAGTACCATACTTCCAAAAACAGGCAACCCCTGACACTTcatgaacacatgaagtaaGTGAGGTATTAATCATTGTTCTGGATTGTGCAgtttccctctcctctgccgGGCCTTTCATACCACAATCCCTCCCTTTACAATCAAAGCCGCCACATCCAACGGCAGATTAATGGGAGACTTCCTCTACACAGTGGTAATTCATCTTAATTGTGATACGTTCCTCCTGGCTGCGTGCCCAGCTCGCCAGATGTTCAACGTCTGTTTGACAAATAAATCCCTTACAAATGTCTTCAAAAGCTTTAAGTTCTGGGCCTTGAGAGTCTGCGGTCGAAGAGGCTGGACAACATctgtctgcagctgcttcacCAACTCCATCTCCAAAATAAACGTCTTTTCAGTGTCAGAAAAACCCGGACATGTGTCCAACTGCTAGTTCAAGTGAAAATGCTCCTCTGGTTTGCGACCAGGGTGGTTTGGCTCTCCCGCCgcctctccttcttcctctccagctTCATCTTCCAGCAGACGACGCTGGACGCCAAGAGCACCAGCCCGGCGGAGAGGAGCACCAGGCCGAAGTAGGAGATGGTGGATCCGTGCGAGTTGAAGCTGTAAGCCACGGCCGTGACCACGATGCCGGCGATGAGGACCACCACGCCAAAGGGGACGGTGCAGCGATAGCAGGAGAGCTCGGCCCCGCCGGTGGCCGCCGTGAGCTGCACTTCGTTGACCAGGGGGATGTTCACCGTGGTGGCTGCAGGACGCTCGTGGTTGTTGGCCTTCTCTGGGGTCGCTGGCGTTCTCATGGCGTCCTCATTAGCTGCGTCTGGCATTGCAGGATCAAGGAGCCCTCTGTTAACCAACCGCAGATGGTTCCCTTCGTCGTTGCCCTTTTACCTCCTTTCCTCGCTAGGGTCTCCCGGTctgtgaggagagaaagaaagtggaaAATGAGTCAAACTTGTTGCTCAACACTGGACACAGATCTCCCAAAGAAAATATGCTTTTTGTTAGAattcaacagcaacatttcACAACTCATTACAAAACTTTCCTGACCGCCACACGCTGCTTTAAAGTAACCTCTCTGCACAATCCCAGCCGCCGCCTCCTGACCCTAATCAGAGGAGTTGTCTGTATGACGCAGGACCACTCAGCCCTGCACGAGCTGAGACATTCCCTGGAGAGCGCAGGATATGACATTACAAACTGCTCCATGAAATGCGAGGAGCTTCGAAATCACCAGCAATTTCACAAGCACTCATTCTTCTTCCCTGCCTCGCGTCAGACTCCGTGACAATAAACGGGCAGAACAGTGTCAGTTTTACTTTccatgctttttatttaatcttttgcattaaaagagaaacatttctctcttgTACAATCGTCAAAGGTAGTTCAGAGGAGTCTCACATGAGGTTATGTCGACTGTATCTGAAAGAACATTTGGTGGAATTTACATTCTACACTTTAATTGGTTAATTCCAGTAAGAAAAACATACTTGGATGATAACAATAgatcatttttcaagcaaaaatgcaaaacattcgCTCATTAAATGTGAAggtttgatgcttttctttgtcatataggattgtaaactaaatctcttttggttttggacagTTAGTCgaataaaacaagcaatttgagcTTTAATTTATACCGtgcataatgaaaataatgctACTTTTAAAACCTCTGTTGTTGCACGATGTTTATCAagttacagaagaagaagaaggaacatttctgctttttattctccaatattttctcttttcttggGGAGTTTTGGGGAGTTTTTTACCTCTTTAGGACTCTAAACTGAACTATTAAAGAAAAACCATCTGAGAAGTAACATCAGCTTTTGGTTAAACTGCCCAAAATTATTAAATACACACTTGATCCTCTCACTTAAATTAAGTGGAATTAGTGCCTGTGGACATTTTACAGAAAAAGAAGCGTCTGGGGAAAAGGTCCAAGAAGTGAAGCCAAGTGGGTTAAAGTATGTTAAACTGTTTATTCTGCTCACACTGCAGccaataaaaagtatttaactTTGTTTGACAGGTATGTCACATGCActgcaaatgtttctttatgctACTGTAATTAAAGTGATTATTTTTGAAGAATCCTCCTAATTATTTAGCACAATCTGCAGCAACTTCACATGGAGCCTGGCGACAGCTGGTAATAAGTGAATTCAACTTTAAAGTCAAACTTCAGCTTGTTATTGGTCGTGAGGTAAATCTACTTGACATGCACGACAAAGTCCAGAAAGAAGAAAGGTTAGTTACCTCACAGCTGTTTTCCATGTCGCACAAAGTGCTGCAAGGGAAGGCTCTGTGTAAACCCGCTCATAAAACAGATTCAGATTCCTCTAATTAAAGGTTTTCTTCTGAGTTGAACTCGACAGCAAACAGTTTCTCTTTCTGCAATCTGACTCCCATTCATGAGCAGCGTCCCCCTGTGTGCTCAGGTTCAGGGCTGCTGGTGGGACTGCCATCCCCATTCAGAGCAACTATTTCAAGTATCGATGACTGCAGCGTCAAGTTCAAGGCAATAAGGGGGGATGCCTTTTCCGGtcatgcatttcaaaataaatcttattttgcTGCGAGCAGTTGTTGCGGTTACTTTTCCTTGGATGTAATTATTTCGAAATAAAAATCGGTTTATTTCCGTTACTGTTTAGATGGCCACTGAAACTCAGTTtatagagaagagaggaaacactaacattatattatattctgttatattatattctaatatattatattatattatattatattatatcatattctaatatattatattatattatattatattataatatattataatatattatattatattatattatattataatatattataatatattgtattgtaatgtattatattatattatattataatatattatattatattatattatatcatattataatatattatattatattatattataatatattataatatattataatatattatattatattataatatattgtattgtaatgtattatattatataatattatataaatacaatattgtattgtattgtattgtattatattatattatattatattgtattatattatgttatattatataatattatataatactatattatattgtattgtattgtattatattatattgtattatattacattatgttatgttatattatttgtattgtattatattttattatattataatatattgtgttgtgttgtattctattctattacgttatactatattatatattatgttatattgtattgtattgtattatattaaattgtattatgttatattatattaaattatattgtaactcttttatttatttgtctttatgtttccattttttaaaattattattgtacattacatttagctgacaattttttttttacagatgatattatatattattattatttacagtattattattcaTGCTCTCCTATGACTTCATATTCAGCAACTTCATCCATCCTGgtaaaatatcagaaatgcAACCAGATCTTTTCAAGAAtcaaatggtgtgtgtgtgtgtgtgtgtgtgtgtgtgtgtgtgtgtgtgtgtgtgtgtgtggtgtgtgtgtgtgtgtgtgtgtggcgctcTTTAAGGGATCACATGATTACATAAATGTCCCACAGGAGCCATTGATTCATGATCTAATACTGACACACCTGTTGtacacactgtaaacacatttacacgCTGGCTGTCCCCCCCCTTCTGTTGAGGGATTTTGTCTGTTGCATAACGCTGATTATCTCGCTCAAACAAATGTGAACTGGGATTTTGGGTCGTCATCTCCTGCCCCAATCACTAATGAAACATGTTTCTCAGAAATATTTGGGATAATAACATGACAAACACAGGACATCATCTGCCAGACAAGTTcataatgtttattaaaaaacaaatcagtaaCATGGTAATCATGAACCGCAAGGATTTTATGTCAAAGGATTTCAGTTATCTAATCTTAGTGTCACTGTAAGGACTGATGGATGTGACAGCAGCAGTGGGCGTAGCTTGTGTTCATATGGCGTGTTTCTACACTTCCACCATGCAAACAGAGATGTtcagctgcaggatgtcacTTTGCTAAGATTTACTATAATGTTCTGGTATCTGACTCAAAGGTTACAGGCAAAtacttaaaatactttaaatgttggCTGTAGGAGTACATgaagaatttcaaaataaaatacacctATATTAATCTCCAGCAAGAAATATGCTAATATATGATGTGAGTAAATCACATTAATATTACAGAACATAATGTGTCAATGTAACATGTTGacatgatataatataatatggtACTTTATGATATAGTTACGCATATGAGACATAGTATAAGACATGTAGTGGTATAGTAGCCTATAGTATAACATCAAATATAGAATACATAGAATTAaattgaatataaaatataacatatgaTATCGTAAATATATATCAGTGTGAAGATATTGATAACATGTGTATATAccatgaattattttattttgaaagccgTGACCGGAAGCGTGGTGTTTGACTCTCGCTGCCTTGAGTGACAGTTCAGGTGTTTGTTGTGAGAGGAGCGCGAGCCGTCATGTCGCTGCAGTTTACAGATGAGGAGTTTCAGAGCGCGTGGAGGGAGCTGGATGAGCCGCAGCTGGAGGGAGGATGGGAGCTTTTCACCGAGACGATGGGAGTCAAAATCTACCGGCTCCATGACAAGgtataaagaataataataataaaactgctGCTTCTGCAACAGGAAGACGGCTGCTCGTGACTGAATGAATGAGCCTGTATCGGATTCCTCTGCAGAGCCTGAAGTATCGGTATCATCACCGATTTCCTGTCTTTCTATCCAAAAAAAGATGTGGGATTGTTATCTTTAGAGTTATTCATGTGTTGACAACATTAGTACACACCAGCTGTAGTGATTTCCTAGCGGTCAACATGGAAAATATCCGGAAATCGAGCGAGAGCTGTTGGACCGGTCAAACCAAACTCCATTTACAAATCTGGCAATTTAATGTTGGCACTTCTTGCATCACGTGTGCAGACGTCGTCCAACCTGATTTAATACATCTATGACATCAGCAAGATCCACCCTTCAACTCGGCATACTCATGACCTGATATATTAAGTTGTAATAAAACAAgtcaaatttaaatataattcaatTGTGATCTAAAACTGCATAAGCGACACGAATTACCTTAGGTgatacacaaaagaaaaatgaggaaaattattattattttaattttgagaCATGTGGTAGTTCATTGAAACTTATTCCTGTATTTTTTGTGTCTTGtttaaattagttttcttttaatttagcTGCACACACTGAACTATTCAGCTATCTTTCATATTTGACTGACAAGGTAAGAATGATGCGATGGCACACCAGAACTTTCTTATAATGCACGTCTTATTATCCAAAGGTTAGTATTTTAAGTCTATCTTATAATTATTTAGGTTTAAGCCCTTGATGTGCTGTCCACTGCCAAGGGAAAACAAGACAACCttaaactgatgtttttgtgaatggagtttggtgtgacTTTACTTCCTCTTCAAGTTGCCACACAATTGGCCACAAAATCTAGACTACAAGACTAGAAATGCAGTTTGTCAGCTTTATCACATTTAAGAGTTTAAGTCCTCGGACCTGTTTCTGTACTATTAAATCCCACACACTTGCAGTGAGAGCGGGTGTAACTCTCTAATGAGAGTTGTGT
Protein-coding sequences here:
- the LOC115012818 gene encoding transmembrane protein 100-like → MPDAANEDAMRTPATPEKANNHERPAATTVNIPLVNEVQLTAATGGAELSCYRCTVPFGVVVLIAGIVVTAVAYSFNSHGSTISYFGLVLLSAGLVLLASSVVCWKMKLERKKERRRESQTTLVANQRSIFT